The genomic DNA ATTTGGCTACAGCACCCACTGGGGTAGACTTTGAAGCTTGTCCACCTGTATTCGAATAAACCTCCGTATCCATTACAAGCACATTGATGTCTTCGCCGGAAGCTAAAACATGGTCGAGACCACCATAACCAATATCGTAAGCCCAGCCGTCTCCGCCAAAGGCCCATACTGACTTTTTAATCAGGTATTGTTCCAAACTCATGATTTCTTTGGCCACTGCAAGATCCGATTTCCTGCAAAGCTCTATTACTCTGGCGGAGGCTGCCTTTGATCCATCGCCACTATTGATGTTTTCGAGCCATAGGTTGAAAGCGGATTTCATATCTTCCGGAAGTCCGTTTTTCAGTGCAGTGTTCATCTTATCGGCAAGACGCTGGCGCATTTTGTTTACACCGAGCATCATTCCAAAACCATATTCAGCATTGTCTTCAAAGAGTGAATTTGCCCAAGCAGGGCCTTTGCCTTCAGCATTAACACAATAGGGTGTTGAAGGGGCAGAACCTCCATAAATCGAAGAGCATCCGGTTGCATTGGCTATCATCATCCGGTCGCCGAAAAGTTGAGTGATAAGTTTTACATAAGGCGTTTCACCGCAGCCGGCACAAGCTCCCGAAAATTCGAATAAAGGTTGAGCGAACTGGCTGTTTTTGACGGATTTATCTTTTTCAACTATGGTATCTTTATAAGTCACTTGTTTAGTGATTAAATCCCAGTTATCCTGTTCATGCATTTGCGATTCAAGCGGTTCCATCACAAGGGCATTTGTTTTGGCTGGACAAACATCCGCACAGTTTCCGCAACCGGTACAATCGAGCGGACTGAGCTGGATCCTGAATTGAAGTCCATCGAAAGTTTTTGGTATGGCTTTAAGTGTTTTTAAGCCACCTGGCATCTTGGCCATTTCTTCTTCATTAATCAAAAATGGACGGATACAGGCGTGAGGGCAAACATAGGCACATTGGTTACATTGAATGCAGTTTTCGGGTATCCATTCAGGAACATGAACTGCAATACCACGTTTTTCGTATTGGGTAGTTCCTGCAGGGAATGTACCGTCTTCGCGTCCAAGGAAGGCACTTACAGGAAGGTCGTCCCCTTTCTGTGCGTTGATTGGCTCAACAACATATTTGATAAAATCCGGAATGGCACGATCATCAACTACTTTTTTAACTTCAATTTTTGCCCATTCTATGGGTATTTCAATCTTTTCAACTTCGCCACCTTTGTCAACAGCTGCAAAGTTCATGTTAACAATTTCTTCTCCCTTTTTGCCAAAGCTCTTGATGATGAATTTCTTCATCTGTTCAACAGCAAGTTCGTAGGGAATCACATTGGAGATTTTGAAAAATGCTGATTGCATGATGGTGTTGGTACGGCCTCCGAGACCAATTTCTTCTGCAATTTTAGTAGCATTGATGGTGTAAAACTTGATGTCGTTCAAAGCGAGATATTTCTTCATGTGATCGGGAAGCCGGTTTTTTGTTTCTTCAGCATCCCAAATACTGTTGAGCAGGAATGTACCGCCTTTTTTCAGCCCTTTCAGCATGTCATATTTTTCAAGGTAAGCAGGTACGTGACAAGCTACGAAATCAGGGGTTCCTACAAGGTAAGAGGCCTGAATGGGTTTGTCGCCAAAACGGAGATGAGAAACGGTAATACCCCCGGATTTTTTAGAGTCGTATGCAAAGTATGCCTGACAATATTTGGGTGTATTATCCCCAATGATCATGATGGAATTTTTGTTGGCGCCAACAGTCCCGTCCGCTCCCAAACCGTAGAATTTAGCTTCATAAGTCCCTTTTGGCACAATACTGACTTCGGGCTGAAGCGGAAGAGAAGTGAATTTTACATCATCCACAATACCAACAGTGAAATGATTCTTCGGCTCTTTTAACTTCAGGTTTTCATAAACAGAAATAATCATTGCAGGAGTGGTGTCTTTTGAACTTAATCCATAACGACCACCTACAATTAAAGGAACATTTTCTTTGTCATAGAAAAGATCTCTGATATCAAGATATAATGGCTCACCATTGGCGCCTGGCTCTTTGGTACGGTCAAGTACAGCAATACGTTTTACAGACCTGGGAAGCACATTAAAGAAATATTTTGCGGAAAATGGACGGTAAAGATGAACGCTGATTAAGCCAACCTTTTCTCCTTTTGACAACAGATGGTCAATCGTTTCTTTTATGGTTGTGGTTACTGAGCCCATGGCAATGACAATATTTTCAGCATCTTGCGCACCATAGTAGCTGAAAGGGTGATATTCGCGTCCGGTGAGTTTTGCGATCTCCTGCATGTAATGTTCCACAAGATCAGGAATCGGATCGTAGAATTTGTTGGCAGCTTCACGGGATTGGAAATAGATGTCCGGATTCTGCGCAGTTCCGCGGGTCACCGGGTGTTCCGGGTTAAGTGCATTGTCTCTGAATGCTTGTAATGCATTCCTGTCGAGCAGTGGAGCGAGGTCGTCATTGCCGAAATATTCCACTTTTTGGATTTCGTGTGATGTGCGGAATCCGTCAAAAAAATGAACGAATGGAATTCGTGATTTAATGGCTGCGAGGTGGGCAATACCTGCCAGATCCATGATTTCCTGAACACTACCTGTGGCCAGGAAGGCAAAACCGGTGTTTCGGGCTGCCATCACATCGGAATGATCGCCAAAGATCGAGAGTGCCTGAGCAGCAAGGCTTCTGGCGCTAACATGAAGAACACCGGGTAAAAGTTCTCCCGAAATCTTGTACATATTTGGAAGCATCAGCATCAGCCCTTGTGAGGCGGTGAAGGTACTGGCCAGCGTTCCGGCCTGAAGTGCGCCATGTAAGGCGCCCGCCGCACCACCTTCGGATTGCATCTCGGTTACTTTAACTGTTTCGCCAAAAATATTTTTACGGCCGTTTGCTGCCCATTCATCAATATATTCAGCCATCGTAGATGATGGGGTAATGGGATAAATTGCAGCAATTTCACTAAACATGTAAGCAACATGGGCTGCTGCATAGTTCCCATCGCAAGTGATAAATTTTTTCTTCTGTGTCATGATATCAGTCGTTTTACTTTAGTAAATTCAGGTTTGAAAAATTTGGCACGAAATTACTCATTTTTAACAAACCTTAAAGTTTTGACCATCGATTGAACGTCATTATCAGCAATTTAAAATCAGTTTAGATTAGAATTCAGGAGTCAAAAATCTATTTTTCACAGATATAATCCGAAAAATTCACGACTACAGATTTTTTAATATTTTTGTCAGGTCATAATTGAAACGAATATTAATCAACATAAAAAATTTGAAAATGGCTGATCTATCAACAAACTACCTTGGACTGAAACTTAAAAATCCGGTCATTGTCGGAGCTTGTAACCTGGTTACAGACATGAATGCTTTGCAAAAAATCGAGGATGCCGGAGCTGCAGCAATTGTCTATAAATCATTGTTTGAGGAGCAGATCCAAATGGAGCGTATGCAACATGACGATCAACTGGAAGAATACAATGAACGCAACGCAGAAATGGTTTCCCTTTTCCCAAAAATTGAGCATGGCGGTCCTGAATTGCACTTGTTAAATCTTAGAAAGGTGGTGGAGACGGTTAGCATTCCAGTCATCGCGAGCCTTAACTGCGTTTATGATGTTTCCTGGGTAGAATATGCGGAAAAGCTTGCCGAAACTGGTGTTGCCGCACTCGAATTGAACTTTTATGATACACCACGCGACACAAAAAAACCCGGCAAGGAAATTACCGATCAGCAAATTGCTGTGCTTAAAAAAGTAAAGCAATCAGTCAAAATTCCCGTAAGTGTCAAGCTAAGTCCATTTTACACCAATCCATTGAACGTGATTGCCAGAATGGATGAAACTGGTGTTGATGGGTTTGTGCTTTTCAACAGGATTTTCCAACCCGACATTGACATCGAAACCGAAAAATTGACTTTTCCATGGTTACTCAGTAACGATGGCGACTACAGACTATCACTGCGTTTTGCCGGTTTATTGGACGGAAAGATCAATGCAGATATTTGTGCAAACCGGGGAATACTCAAAGGATCGGATATGATTCAGTTGTTGCTTGCAGGTGCATCAGCAGTACAGGTGGTTACAACGCTGTACAAAAATGGAATCGGACAAATCAGCAATATGATCAACGATCTGAATGTGTGGATGGAAAAGAAACAATATGCATCCATTGCTGACTTCAAAGGGAAGTTATCAGTGAAACACATTAACGATCCTTTGGCTTACAGACGTTCGCAATACATTGATATTCTTCTGAAGGCAAATGACATATTCAAGAAATACCCCATGAGGTAAATCATAATTTCAGCGAAGTGACACCAACCGTCCGGGGGATTACTCAGGGCGGTTTTTTGTTGAAGTGATAGCAGAAG from Bacteroidales bacterium includes the following:
- a CDS encoding dihydroorotate dehydrogenase-like protein; this translates as MADLSTNYLGLKLKNPVIVGACNLVTDMNALQKIEDAGAAAIVYKSLFEEQIQMERMQHDDQLEEYNERNAEMVSLFPKIEHGGPELHLLNLRKVVETVSIPVIASLNCVYDVSWVEYAEKLAETGVAALELNFYDTPRDTKKPGKEITDQQIAVLKKVKQSVKIPVSVKLSPFYTNPLNVIARMDETGVDGFVLFNRIFQPDIDIETEKLTFPWLLSNDGDYRLSLRFAGLLDGKINADICANRGILKGSDMIQLLLAGASAVQVVTTLYKNGIGQISNMINDLNVWMEKKQYASIADFKGKLSVKHINDPLAYRRSQYIDILLKANDIFKKYPMR
- the nifJ gene encoding pyruvate:ferredoxin (flavodoxin) oxidoreductase; protein product: MTQKKKFITCDGNYAAAHVAYMFSEIAAIYPITPSSTMAEYIDEWAANGRKNIFGETVKVTEMQSEGGAAGALHGALQAGTLASTFTASQGLMLMLPNMYKISGELLPGVLHVSARSLAAQALSIFGDHSDVMAARNTGFAFLATGSVQEIMDLAGIAHLAAIKSRIPFVHFFDGFRTSHEIQKVEYFGNDDLAPLLDRNALQAFRDNALNPEHPVTRGTAQNPDIYFQSREAANKFYDPIPDLVEHYMQEIAKLTGREYHPFSYYGAQDAENIVIAMGSVTTTIKETIDHLLSKGEKVGLISVHLYRPFSAKYFFNVLPRSVKRIAVLDRTKEPGANGEPLYLDIRDLFYDKENVPLIVGGRYGLSSKDTTPAMIISVYENLKLKEPKNHFTVGIVDDVKFTSLPLQPEVSIVPKGTYEAKFYGLGADGTVGANKNSIMIIGDNTPKYCQAYFAYDSKKSGGITVSHLRFGDKPIQASYLVGTPDFVACHVPAYLEKYDMLKGLKKGGTFLLNSIWDAEETKNRLPDHMKKYLALNDIKFYTINATKIAEEIGLGGRTNTIMQSAFFKISNVIPYELAVEQMKKFIIKSFGKKGEEIVNMNFAAVDKGGEVEKIEIPIEWAKIEVKKVVDDRAIPDFIKYVVEPINAQKGDDLPVSAFLGREDGTFPAGTTQYEKRGIAVHVPEWIPENCIQCNQCAYVCPHACIRPFLINEEEMAKMPGGLKTLKAIPKTFDGLQFRIQLSPLDCTGCGNCADVCPAKTNALVMEPLESQMHEQDNWDLITKQVTYKDTIVEKDKSVKNSQFAQPLFEFSGACAGCGETPYVKLITQLFGDRMMIANATGCSSIYGGSAPSTPYCVNAEGKGPAWANSLFEDNAEYGFGMMLGVNKMRQRLADKMNTALKNGLPEDMKSAFNLWLENINSGDGSKAASARVIELCRKSDLAVAKEIMSLEQYLIKKSVWAFGGDGWAYDIGYGGLDHVLASGEDINVLVMDTEVYSNTGGQASKSTPVGAVAKFAASGKKTRKKDLGAMAMTYGYVYVAQVAMGANQSQFLKALREAEAYPGPSLIIAYSPCINHGLRAGMGKAQDEANRAVESGYWHLYRYNPALEEEGKNPFQLDSKEPDWSKFHDFLNGEVRYTSLRLAFPAEAEILSKEALKNAQWRYESYKRFAAMDFTHHE